Proteins from a single region of Streptomyces spinoverrucosus:
- a CDS encoding S41 family peptidase: MTYLRLPHLSGDLLCFVAEDDLWLAPLDGPGRAWRLTVDRTKVGHPRFSPDGRRIAYTSWRSLVPEVHLVPVEGGTGHRLTYWGSPDTQVCGWTPDGDILAVASHGEPFSHYTWAYKVSPDGDPGRKLPWGPVADIQVADIEDGHRTLLLTGTPPHEPASWKRYRGGAMGRLWLHGQRLLDDLDGHLHCPMFVGGRIAFLSDHEGVGNLYSCAYDGSDLRRHTDHDAFYARHAAGDGTRVVYQCAGDLWLVDDLAADSAPRRLDVRLSGPRAGRRTYQVPAAHHVDGISVDETGRASAVVVRGSLYWLTHRDGPARTITDTKGVRVRLPEMLGSGGQVAYVTDAEGEDAIEIAYLPRATGDRRPRRLAQGELGRVLEMVSDPEGERLAVAAHDGRLLLIDATEDSNGEVTELIRSINGPVRDLAFSPDGSWLTWSHPGIGRTLRQIKLARIKDRFIVDVTNGRFEDENPVFTRDGRYLAFLSWRGFDPVYDVHTGDLSFPLGCRPYLVPLSSATPSPFALNPDGRPAAGGLDPVEDEAGAEGGEGGTVTVEVEGLESRVTPFPVAASKYSGLLPVAGGGLVWLRWPISGALGETFVNPDDTSGRPTLEYFNITKAKKSELVEHIDFFTVSGDGTRLVVVDEGELRAVPSTEVGDSDTTTWIDVRRIMHEVDPGAEWRQAYEEAGRLIRAYFWEPGMCGIDWDAVLDQYRPLVERVASPDEFADLLREVLGELGTSHAYVSAARRNEGPPHYQRRQGLLGANFVHREGGWMVSRILPGDSSDSKARSPLAGSGIREGAVLTHVDGRPVDPVTGPYPLLAGAGGTTVELTFTPAEGAGRSRRVAVVPLVDERPLRYQDWVAKRRAVVRELSGGRCGYLHIPDMGGSGWAQFNRDLRMEVSRPALIVDVRGNAGGHISELVIEKLTRTILGWDLTRNAQPVSYTSNAPRGPVVALADEATSSDGDMITAAFKLLKLGPVVGQRTWGGVVGMTGRHRLGDGTIITVPMNAAWFDAYGWSVENHGVSPDVEALRTPLDWAEGRYAQLDDAVQLALNLLETEPAATPPDYSHVPDRSRPKLPPRA, translated from the coding sequence GTGACCTATTTGCGTCTCCCCCACCTCAGCGGTGACCTGCTGTGCTTCGTCGCCGAGGACGACCTCTGGCTCGCCCCCCTCGACGGCCCGGGCCGCGCCTGGCGGCTCACTGTCGACCGCACCAAGGTCGGCCACCCCCGCTTCTCCCCCGACGGCCGCCGGATCGCGTACACGAGCTGGCGCAGCCTCGTGCCGGAGGTGCACCTGGTGCCGGTGGAGGGCGGTACCGGCCACCGCCTCACGTACTGGGGCAGTCCGGACACCCAGGTGTGCGGCTGGACCCCGGACGGCGACATCCTCGCCGTCGCCTCGCACGGGGAGCCGTTCTCGCACTACACATGGGCCTACAAGGTTTCCCCGGACGGCGACCCGGGCCGCAAACTGCCCTGGGGCCCGGTCGCGGACATCCAGGTCGCCGACATCGAGGACGGACACCGAACCCTGCTCCTCACCGGCACCCCACCCCACGAACCGGCCTCCTGGAAGCGCTACCGCGGCGGCGCGATGGGCCGCCTCTGGCTGCACGGGCAGCGCCTGCTCGACGACCTCGACGGCCATCTGCACTGCCCGATGTTCGTCGGCGGCCGGATCGCCTTCCTCTCCGACCACGAGGGCGTCGGGAACCTCTACTCGTGCGCCTACGACGGCTCCGACCTGCGCCGCCACACCGACCACGACGCCTTCTACGCCCGGCACGCCGCCGGCGACGGCACGCGGGTGGTGTACCAGTGCGCCGGGGACCTGTGGCTCGTCGACGACCTCGCCGCGGACTCGGCGCCCCGCCGTCTCGACGTGCGCCTGAGCGGTCCGCGCGCGGGACGGCGTACGTACCAGGTGCCCGCCGCCCACCACGTGGACGGCATCTCGGTCGACGAGACCGGGCGTGCGAGCGCGGTCGTCGTCCGCGGGAGTCTGTACTGGCTGACCCATCGCGACGGCCCGGCCCGCACCATCACCGACACCAAGGGCGTCCGGGTGCGGCTGCCGGAGATGCTCGGCTCGGGCGGCCAGGTCGCGTATGTGACGGACGCGGAGGGCGAGGACGCGATCGAGATCGCCTATCTGCCGCGCGCCACCGGCGACCGCCGGCCGCGGCGACTGGCCCAGGGGGAACTGGGCCGGGTGCTGGAGATGGTGTCCGACCCGGAGGGCGAGCGGCTCGCCGTCGCCGCGCACGACGGGCGGCTGCTGCTGATCGACGCAACGGAGGACTCGAACGGCGAGGTGACCGAGCTGATCCGGTCGATCAACGGGCCGGTGCGGGACCTCGCCTTCTCACCCGACGGCTCCTGGCTGACCTGGTCGCACCCGGGCATCGGCCGGACCCTGCGCCAGATCAAACTGGCCCGGATCAAGGACCGTTTCATCGTCGACGTCACCAACGGCCGCTTCGAGGACGAGAACCCGGTCTTCACCCGCGACGGCCGCTACCTCGCCTTCCTGTCCTGGCGCGGCTTCGACCCCGTCTACGACGTCCACACCGGCGACCTCTCCTTCCCGCTCGGCTGCCGCCCGTATCTGGTCCCGCTGTCCTCGGCCACCCCCTCCCCCTTCGCGCTCAACCCGGACGGGCGTCCCGCCGCCGGCGGCCTGGACCCGGTCGAGGACGAGGCCGGCGCCGAGGGCGGTGAGGGCGGCACGGTGACGGTCGAGGTCGAGGGCCTGGAGAGCAGGGTCACGCCCTTCCCGGTCGCCGCCTCCAAGTACTCCGGGCTGCTCCCGGTCGCGGGCGGCGGGCTGGTCTGGCTGCGCTGGCCGATCTCGGGCGCGCTCGGCGAGACCTTCGTCAACCCGGACGACACCAGCGGCCGCCCCACCCTGGAGTACTTCAACATCACCAAGGCGAAGAAGTCCGAACTCGTCGAGCACATCGACTTCTTCACCGTCAGCGGCGACGGCACCCGCCTCGTCGTGGTCGACGAGGGCGAGCTGCGCGCGGTGCCGTCCACCGAGGTCGGCGACAGCGACACGACGACCTGGATCGACGTACGCCGCATCATGCACGAGGTCGACCCGGGCGCCGAATGGCGTCAGGCGTACGAGGAGGCGGGCCGGCTCATCCGCGCCTACTTCTGGGAGCCCGGCATGTGCGGGATCGACTGGGACGCCGTGCTCGACCAGTACCGGCCGCTGGTCGAACGGGTCGCCTCGCCGGACGAGTTCGCCGACCTGCTCCGCGAGGTGCTGGGCGAACTGGGCACCTCCCACGCCTACGTCAGCGCCGCCCGCCGCAACGAGGGCCCGCCCCACTACCAGCGCCGACAGGGCCTGCTCGGCGCCAACTTCGTGCACCGCGAGGGCGGCTGGATGGTCAGCCGCATCCTCCCCGGCGACTCCTCCGACTCCAAGGCCCGTTCCCCGCTGGCCGGTTCGGGCATCCGCGAGGGCGCGGTCCTGACCCACGTGGACGGCCGCCCGGTCGACCCGGTGACCGGCCCCTACCCACTCCTCGCGGGCGCGGGCGGTACGACGGTGGAGCTGACGTTCACCCCGGCCGAGGGGGCGGGACGCTCCCGGCGGGTAGCCGTCGTCCCGCTCGTCGACGAACGCCCGCTGCGCTACCAGGACTGGGTGGCCAAACGCCGGGCCGTGGTACGGGAGTTGAGCGGTGGCCGGTGCGGCTATCTGCACATCCCCGACATGGGCGGCTCCGGCTGGGCCCAGTTCAACCGCGACCTGCGCATGGAGGTGTCCCGGCCCGCACTGATCGTGGACGTGCGCGGCAACGCGGGCGGGCACATCAGCGAACTGGTCATCGAGAAGCTGACCCGCACGATCCTGGGCTGGGACCTCACACGCAACGCCCAGCCGGTGTCGTACACCTCGAACGCGCCGCGCGGCCCGGTGGTGGCACTCGCTGACGAGGCCACGTCGTCCGACGGCGACATGATCACGGCCGCCTTCAAACTCCTCAAACTGGGCCCGGTCGTCGGCCAGCGCACCTGGGGCGGCGTCGTCGGCATGACCGGCCGCCACCGCCTGGGCGACGGCACGATCATCACCGTGCCGATGAACGCGGCCTGGTTCGACGCCTACGGCTGGTCCGTCGAGAACCACGGCGTCTCCCCCGACGTGGAGGCCCTGCGCACCCCCCTCGACTGGGCGGAGGGCCGCTACGCCCAACTCGACGACGCGGTCCAACTGGCCCTGAACCTCCTGGAAACAGAACCGGCGGCAACGCCCCCGGACTACAGCCACGTCCCAGACAGATCGAGACCGAAACTCCCCCCAAGGGCGTGA
- a CDS encoding TetR/AcrR family transcriptional regulator yields the protein MTEVATARRSRITPERAAELYEAVLELLREVGYDALTMDAVAARTKSSKATLYRQWGGKAELVARAIRHNKPGNIADVDTGSLRGDFHALMAHEDDCTMEQNAALMRGLAMAAHTNPDLMRAFKELLVEPETQEFRKLIQRAVDRGEVRADNPALNYVVHMMLGAFATRALIDDLPPTKAFLISYIDAVVLPALGVPTA from the coding sequence ATGACTGAGGTCGCAACGGCGCGTCGCAGTCGGATCACACCCGAGCGAGCGGCCGAGTTGTACGAGGCCGTGCTCGAACTGCTCCGGGAAGTCGGCTACGACGCCCTGACCATGGACGCCGTGGCCGCCCGTACCAAGTCCAGCAAGGCGACGCTCTACCGCCAGTGGGGCGGCAAGGCCGAGCTGGTGGCCAGGGCGATCCGGCACAACAAACCGGGCAACATCGCCGACGTCGACACCGGGTCCCTGCGGGGCGACTTCCACGCCCTGATGGCCCATGAGGACGACTGCACCATGGAGCAGAACGCCGCGCTGATGCGGGGTCTGGCCATGGCGGCGCACACCAACCCGGACCTCATGCGGGCGTTCAAGGAACTGCTCGTGGAGCCGGAAACGCAGGAGTTCCGCAAGCTGATCCAGCGGGCGGTGGACCGGGGTGAGGTCCGGGCGGACAACCCCGCGCTGAACTACGTCGTGCACATGATGCTCGGCGCGTTCGCCACCCGGGCGCTGATCGACGACCTGCCGCCGACGAAGGCCTTCCTCATCTCGTACATCGACGCCGTGGTCCTCCCCGCTCTCGGCGTCCCCACCGCCTGA